Proteins encoded together in one Chryseobacterium taklimakanense window:
- a CDS encoding OmpP1/FadL family transporter codes for MIKKSLAILSISAAFYAQAQDASVLKNSVDVYSNSGLNGSSKYNAMAGAMGALGADASVLNSNPAGIGVAIASDLSGTLSINNSKISTGLFGNAVENTANKADVGQVGGIVVFETRSTSPWKFVNLGVNFSTKSLDEYAETAGNSNVAFTLDDGDRISLNAHAYDRIGDLTKMSLGLGGNYNNRFYVGAGLNLHGSNFQQYDYASMKFASDGGSETFYKQYTPYLEDATGFSATVGVIGKVNNQFRLGAAVETPTWWNIDRTYTFYGYDSADDGEYSENISFASPMKATLSAAFVPSKNLAVNVDYSLGITKPKFGKMGSAAQTEMDNFLDANYKNVSEVKVGAEYRIQQFRLRGGYGLTTGPYSDMIAMASIDNLGQVNTNSSYGNLYSGKKEMFGLGLGYDFKTFYVDAAYNNIWTNYHMPFLQGFSTAGTEYYSNSAFFANEAAVVSETKNSQNNVTLTLGWKF; via the coding sequence ATGATTAAAAAGTCTTTAGCGATTTTATCAATCTCAGCTGCTTTTTATGCGCAGGCACAGGACGCATCTGTCCTAAAAAATTCAGTTGATGTATATTCAAACTCAGGGTTGAACGGCTCATCAAAATACAATGCCATGGCAGGTGCTATGGGAGCTTTGGGAGCGGATGCTTCGGTTTTAAATTCAAACCCGGCGGGAATTGGCGTTGCTATTGCAAGCGACCTTTCCGGAACGCTGAGCATCAATAATTCTAAAATTTCAACAGGTCTGTTTGGCAATGCTGTCGAGAACACGGCCAATAAAGCAGATGTAGGACAGGTTGGCGGAATTGTGGTTTTCGAGACGCGTTCTACCTCGCCGTGGAAATTCGTAAACCTTGGTGTTAATTTTTCCACAAAATCGCTGGATGAATATGCGGAAACAGCAGGCAATAGTAATGTTGCCTTTACTTTAGATGACGGCGACAGAATCTCGCTCAATGCCCACGCATATGACAGAATTGGAGATTTAACTAAAATGAGCCTCGGCCTGGGCGGAAATTATAACAACAGGTTTTATGTTGGTGCAGGTTTGAACTTACACGGTTCCAATTTTCAGCAGTATGATTATGCATCAATGAAATTTGCAAGCGATGGCGGCTCTGAAACTTTTTATAAGCAGTACACGCCATATCTTGAAGATGCCACCGGTTTTTCTGCAACAGTTGGCGTTATCGGCAAAGTAAACAACCAGTTCAGATTGGGTGCAGCGGTAGAAACGCCCACATGGTGGAACATCGACAGAACTTACACTTTCTACGGTTACGATTCTGCGGACGATGGCGAGTATTCCGAGAACATAAGTTTTGCTTCGCCAATGAAAGCTACTTTGAGTGCGGCTTTCGTTCCAAGCAAGAATTTAGCAGTGAACGTAGATTATTCATTAGGAATTACGAAACCTAAATTCGGTAAAATGGGTTCTGCAGCACAGACGGAAATGGATAATTTCCTAGATGCCAACTATAAAAACGTTTCTGAAGTGAAAGTTGGTGCAGAATACCGTATCCAGCAGTTCAGGTTAAGAGGCGGGTACGGTCTTACAACCGGCCCATACAGTGACATGATCGCTATGGCCTCTATTGATAATTTAGGTCAGGTGAATACTAATTCCTCATACGGTAACTTGTATTCTGGTAAAAAAGAAATGTTTGGTCTTGGCCTTGGTTATGATTTCAAGACCTTCTATGTAGATGCTGCCTACAACAATATATGGACAAATTACCATATGCCGTTTTTACAAGGTTTTTCTACAGCCGGAACTGAATATTACTCAAACTCTGCTTTTTTTGCAAACGAAGCTGCAGTGGTTTCAGAAACAAAAAACAGCCAAAACAATGTCACTTTAACATTGGGTTGGAAGTTTTAA
- a CDS encoding ZIP family metal transporter, whose amino-acid sequence MILTLLILSVLVGVVLGKFFGSKQKLAKYLLILSAGFLITICLNEVFPQVYHSENHNIGAWVIGGVILQMLLENFTKGFEHGHFHHHNNDAVLPAGLIVGLFIHAFIEGIPLAGETEVFSPYLQGIIFHNLPISFVLGAFLFRNKKLSAYSWLIIILFAGASPLGLLLGKYFNPDWQPYFLAIVGGIFLHISSVIIFESNKNHNTDWTKIALVILGVLLAMTGHLFHHHH is encoded by the coding sequence ATGATTTTAACCTTACTCATATTAAGTGTCCTGGTGGGTGTTGTATTGGGCAAATTCTTTGGTTCAAAGCAAAAACTTGCAAAATATCTGCTTATTCTCAGTGCCGGATTTTTGATTACGATCTGCCTGAATGAAGTTTTTCCACAGGTTTATCATTCTGAAAATCATAATATTGGCGCCTGGGTTATCGGTGGTGTCATTCTTCAGATGCTGCTCGAAAATTTTACCAAAGGGTTTGAGCACGGTCACTTTCATCACCACAATAATGATGCGGTGCTGCCGGCTGGCCTGATCGTGGGGTTGTTTATTCATGCATTTATCGAAGGCATTCCTTTAGCCGGCGAAACGGAAGTTTTTTCCCCGTACTTGCAGGGTATCATTTTTCACAACCTCCCGATTTCTTTTGTGCTGGGTGCTTTTTTGTTCAGAAATAAAAAACTTTCAGCTTATTCCTGGTTGATTATCATCTTATTTGCAGGCGCCTCACCGCTGGGGCTTTTGCTCGGAAAATATTTTAATCCTGATTGGCAGCCTTATTTTCTGGCGATCGTTGGAGGTATCTTCCTGCATATTTCTTCTGTTATTATTTTTGAAAGCAACAAAAACCATAATACGGACTGGACTAAAATCGCTTTGGTGATTCTCGGTGTACTGCTGGCGATGACAGGGCATTTATTTCATCACCATCATTAA
- a CDS encoding class I SAM-dependent methyltransferase produces MAWFKTWFNTPYYHILYKNRDLTEAEAFISLLVMDLELPEYAEIIDLACGKGRHSVYLNNLGYRVLGLDLSDESIAHNRQFENEDLKFEVHDMRDKIDGGKADAVFNLFTSFGYFDDPQDDKKVFSSVFDILKQDGYFVLDFLNEKYVKNTLVEETVVERNGIDFKIKKKIEGQHVIKDIYFNDKGEDFHFFEKVKLHTLEEIDALATECGFQREKLYGNYSLGVFELETSPRCINIFKKVGV; encoded by the coding sequence ATGGCGTGGTTCAAAACCTGGTTTAATACACCTTACTATCATATTCTTTACAAAAACCGTGATCTTACAGAGGCTGAAGCCTTTATTTCTTTATTGGTAATGGATTTGGAGCTTCCGGAGTATGCGGAAATTATTGATCTGGCGTGCGGCAAAGGCCGGCATTCAGTTTACCTGAATAATCTCGGATACAGGGTTTTGGGACTTGATTTGTCTGATGAAAGCATTGCCCACAACAGACAGTTTGAAAATGAAGACCTGAAATTTGAAGTTCATGATATGCGCGATAAGATCGACGGTGGAAAAGCGGATGCTGTTTTCAATCTTTTTACAAGTTTTGGCTATTTCGATGATCCTCAGGATGATAAAAAGGTTTTTTCTTCTGTTTTTGATATTCTGAAACAGGACGGTTACTTTGTCCTGGATTTTTTAAATGAAAAATATGTGAAAAACACCCTTGTTGAGGAAACTGTGGTTGAAAGGAATGGTATCGATTTTAAAATTAAAAAGAAAATCGAAGGTCAGCACGTGATCAAGGATATTTACTTTAATGATAAAGGCGAAGATTTTCATTTCTTTGAAAAAGTGAAACTCCATACTTTGGAGGAAATTGATGCCCTGGCGACGGAATGCGGTTTCCAGCGCGAAAAGCTGTATGGGAACTACAGTCTGGGAGTTTTTGAGCTCGAGACTTCGCCACGCTGTATCAATATTTTTAAAAAGGTTGGTGTATGA
- a CDS encoding THUMP domain-containing class I SAM-dependent RNA methyltransferase codes for MNTDNLHIQIKTFYGLEPILAEEIKKLGGKNVEIKTRAVNCEGDLGFLYKINYSARTAVKILVPIYEFKAFNEHKFYDKLLKFNWDEFMYVNQSFAIDATVHSERFTHSQFMTLKMKDAIVDFFRTKYKQRPNVDPKNPDIKFNLHIDRDFVTVSLDSSGEPLFKRGYRKEQGEAPINEVLASGMLQIGGWDGKGNFLDPMCGSGTILIEAAMIAMDLPAQIFRKKFAFQNWKNYDEELFQKIKEFRINRIKEFEGKIVGYDIDARMLNAARINIQAAEMEDVIEVQKKNFFESTKELFPLLMVFNPPYDERISIKFDEFYKKIGDTFKTGYPNTLAWLISSDLQAVKKIGLRPSRKVKLYNGKLETRFLQYEMYEGSKKSKNNEPS; via the coding sequence ATGAACACCGATAATTTACATATCCAGATAAAAACATTCTACGGGCTGGAGCCAATTTTAGCAGAAGAAATTAAAAAACTCGGCGGCAAAAACGTCGAGATAAAAACCCGCGCCGTCAACTGCGAAGGTGACCTTGGCTTTCTTTATAAAATCAACTATTCGGCTCGCACAGCGGTAAAAATTTTAGTTCCCATTTATGAATTTAAAGCCTTTAATGAGCATAAATTCTATGATAAACTGCTGAAGTTCAACTGGGACGAGTTTATGTATGTCAATCAGAGTTTTGCGATTGACGCGACGGTTCATTCCGAAAGATTTACGCACTCCCAGTTTATGACCTTGAAAATGAAGGACGCCATCGTAGATTTTTTCAGGACAAAATACAAACAGCGCCCGAATGTGGATCCCAAAAACCCGGACATAAAATTCAACCTGCATATTGACCGAGATTTTGTGACGGTTTCTTTGGATTCATCGGGCGAGCCGCTGTTTAAGCGCGGCTACCGTAAGGAACAGGGCGAAGCTCCCATCAATGAAGTTTTAGCCTCCGGAATGCTGCAGATTGGGGGTTGGGACGGCAAAGGAAATTTCCTGGATCCGATGTGCGGCAGCGGCACCATCCTGATAGAAGCAGCCATGATTGCTATGGATCTTCCGGCTCAGATTTTCAGGAAAAAATTTGCGTTCCAGAACTGGAAAAATTATGATGAGGAACTGTTCCAAAAAATAAAGGAATTCCGGATCAACAGGATAAAGGAATTTGAAGGAAAAATCGTTGGCTACGACATCGACGCACGAATGCTGAACGCGGCACGAATCAACATACAAGCCGCAGAAATGGAAGACGTCATCGAAGTGCAAAAAAAGAATTTCTTCGAATCCACAAAAGAACTTTTCCCTTTGCTGATGGTCTTCAATCCGCCGTATGACGAAAGAATTTCGATTAAATTTGATGAATTCTACAAGAAAATCGGCGATACTTTTAAAACCGGTTATCCGAACACTTTGGCTTGGCTGATTTCCTCTGATCTTCAAGCTGTAAAAAAAATAGGTTTGCGCCCTTCGAGGAAAGTAAAACTCTACAACGGGAAACTGGAAACCAGATTTCTGCAGTATGAGATGTACGAAGGAAGCAAAAAGTCTAAAAACAACGAACCAAGCTAA
- a CDS encoding glycosyltransferase yields MNPSISIIIAIFNRKDELFELLNSLAFQTDKDFEVIVVDDGSLIALLPTVELFENRLNIQFFRKDNSGPGLSRNYGARRAKGEWLVFVDSDVIVEKDYIKNIRKNIVEIPCDAFGGADKAHKGFNLMQKAISYSMTSVFTTGGIRGNKSAVTKFQPRSFNMGVRKSAFEDVGGFSEMRIGEDPDLSMTLWEKGYKTAFFDDIGAYHKRRTDFGKFSKQVSQFGIARPILNQRHPNYVKITFAFPSLFLIGYVLGFIEYFFLGNGFILAMYGVYTFLVFFHALWKTRNISIAGMAVIATYIQMFSYGYGFLKSWFLLNIFRMKPEEAFPEHFHKQ; encoded by the coding sequence TTGAACCCAAGCATTTCCATCATCATCGCTATTTTCAACCGGAAAGATGAGCTTTTCGAGCTGCTGAATTCCCTTGCCTTTCAGACGGACAAGGATTTTGAGGTGATCGTGGTGGATGACGGTTCGCTGATTGCACTTTTGCCCACGGTTGAGCTTTTTGAGAATCGGCTGAATATCCAGTTTTTCAGAAAGGACAATTCCGGGCCGGGACTTTCCAGAAACTACGGTGCAAGGCGCGCTAAAGGCGAATGGCTGGTCTTTGTGGACAGCGACGTTATCGTGGAAAAAGATTATATCAAAAACATCAGGAAAAATATCGTCGAAATTCCGTGTGATGCATTTGGCGGTGCAGACAAAGCTCATAAAGGTTTCAACCTGATGCAGAAAGCGATTTCCTACTCTATGACTTCCGTTTTTACGACCGGCGGAATTCGCGGAAATAAAAGTGCGGTGACGAAATTTCAACCTCGAAGTTTCAATATGGGGGTGAGAAAATCGGCTTTTGAAGATGTTGGCGGATTCTCGGAAATGCGGATTGGCGAAGATCCTGATTTATCGATGACACTTTGGGAAAAAGGCTATAAAACTGCTTTTTTCGACGATATTGGTGCTTACCACAAGCGTAGAACCGATTTTGGGAAATTTTCGAAACAGGTGAGCCAGTTTGGTATTGCAAGGCCAATCCTGAATCAGCGTCACCCCAATTATGTGAAGATTACATTTGCCTTTCCGTCCCTTTTTCTGATTGGCTATGTGCTTGGATTTATTGAGTATTTCTTTTTAGGCAACGGGTTTATCCTTGCGATGTACGGTGTGTACACGTTTTTGGTGTTTTTCCACGCGCTTTGGAAAACCAGGAATATCAGCATTGCGGGAATGGCGGTGATTGCGACTTATATACAGATGTTTTCTTACGGTTACGGATTTCTGAAATCCTGGTTTTTGCTTAATATTTTCAGGATGAAGCCGGAGGAAGCATTTCCAGAGCATTTTCATAAGCAATAG